A genomic segment from Nicotiana tabacum cultivar K326 chromosome 7, ASM71507v2, whole genome shotgun sequence encodes:
- the LOC142162091 gene encoding uncharacterized protein LOC142162091, with translation MAHYLRIYDGTIDLEDHVDHYVTAVKGNDLTKEQMSLILLKMFGETLMGGELTWYSHLPSRSIECFEEMANKFVTAHAGVKKDEARVNDIFTIKQSLGEGTRDFLAWFNIVRMTLRNVSEGMAIAAFQNGLGRDGLIATRKLLSRVMKYPLTIWDEIHKAYCAEVRADEDDLSGQTH, from the coding sequence atggCACACTACCTCAGGATATATGACGGAACGATCGATCTTGAAGATCATGTGGATCACTATGTCACTGCTGTGAAAGGCAACGATCTCACCAAGGAACAAATGTCCTTAATTTTGCTAAAGATGTTTGGTGAAACACTTATGGGAGGGgaattaacatggtattcacatCTACCATCCCGCTCAATAGAATGTTTCGAAGAAATGGCTAATAAATTCGTAACTGCCCATGCCGGAGTCAAGAAGGATGAAGCAAGAGTAAACGACATATTTACTATTAAGCAGTCTTTGGGAGAGGGAACGAGGGACTTCCTTGCCTGGTTCAACATAGTAAGGATGACTCTGCGGAACGTATCTGAAGGGATGGCGATCGCAGCTTTCCAGAACGGGCTGGGTAGAGATGGTTTGATAGCAACTAGAAAACTACTGAGCCGAGTGATGAAGTATCCTCTAACCATTTGGGATGAAATCCACAAGGCTTATTGTGCTGAGGTTCGAGCAGACGAGGACGATCTCAGCGGACAAACTCACTAG